In the genome of Methermicoccus shengliensis DSM 18856, the window CGTTTCTCATTGAGGGGGGACATATGGGAATGGCGATTGACTCGACGATGCTCTCTGTAAACGTGTTCGAGCTGCTTGAAAGGCTGCGCGGCGGGCTTGGGGATGTGCGGCGCATGGGAGAAATCATCACACCATCGCTGGTGTTCGAGGACGTGGAGCTGGTGGGGACTCACTAACAGCTTAACGAAGCTGGCACGTGAGTGGATTAATGGGGTGTGGCTTAACCACACCCCTTAATGCGCTGTTTTGCTGGCTTTTGTAAAAAGCCACGTTCACCCCATCGGGATTGCACCCTTCGGGACGGTCACAGGCCCCGCATCCCACTCCTCTCGTTAAGGAGTGGGCTACAACGTTCGATATGTCCAAAACGGTATTTAAACTTAGCCACCTCCCCTTGCGTATCCCCCTCAGAGGGGGTCTTGCAAGCGACGGGAAGATAAAAATGGGTTTCACTTAACGTTTTGCACATAAAAGAAGTTTGCACAGCGAATTTGGGTGAAGCGAAGCGCAGCCGTATGTACGGTGTTAGACTAAGTGCGTTCACTTTCATCAGTTTTCCACTTCTATCTCTATTTCCTGTGATAGCTTTCGTAAGTAAATTAGAAATGGGATTATAAGCCATAAAGGCATTGAAAGTGTAAGCGGCATGAACCACAAAGGTAGCTTACCGGAGACTTCACCGAGATAAATTCCATACTCTATGATAAGGAGGGAAAAGGTAAGAAATACTCCCAACGTTAAAACGGCTTCAAAGTATCTATTAACCCATAAGCTTCTTCTATCTTTTGGGATCTTTGTTATGTACGTGAAAAATGCCGGGAGGTTCATGAGATAGGGATGTTTATTTATTAGAGTAAATCGATACTTTGTTACCAAAAGAATAATTATTGGAGCTATGCTAAATGTAATGGGAATGATGAGGAATGCAGATTTTTCACCATATCTCGTCGGTTCTCCGCTAAACCCAAAGTGAACCGAAACCTGTGATGGAAGAGTGAGATAGACATGGATTGCAAGCGTCCAAATCGCTGCAAGACTCAACATTATCAACCACAGCATTAGTTTGCCTCTCTTAGGTAAGGGCTTTGGCTTGATTTGTTCCATCGTTTTTCTCACCTCTTTAGTATTTCGTTGAACGTTCTGGGCATAAAAGAAGTTTTTGCGTAGCAAAAAATGGGGGGTGTCGTAAGGCACGAACCTTTTATGCTGTGTTATACGCTGTATTACTCGGCACATTTCCTTATTTTCCCTCCATTATTTTGTAGTTTCTTTTCGCCAAATAATCACCTAATAAAATTGAAGATATAATCACCAATGGCAAAGATACCAATAATCTTATTGCCGAGAACTTTATTCCCATAAAGGATGCCTCAAATATTGTCATTGGAATCCTGCAAATTGCAGAAGCACCCATGTATGTGAAAATAACGCTGAGCTTTGCTCCTTTACGATACAAAGAGTATGCAACAGGAAAAGCTACATACAAACCACCGACTGTAGTGCCTGCAAGTAGCACCGCCCATATATACCCTCTAATACCAGACCCTTCTCCAAAATGCTTTTCAACAGTTTCTTTTTTCACCCACACCTCAAACAGACCTATTAAAACAAAAGCACACGGCAGGATTTCAAGCATATCTACCGAAAAAGTAATGAAATTTTCACCTACCCGTTTTCCAGGATCAAATCCAGTTATGAAAGAAAAGAGTATGAAAGAAATGTAAGCAGATATACCCACTATTTTAATAATGTCATTTCGCTTCATCAAAACACCTCACCAAAGAAAATGCCAGTCATTAAAGCCACAATAATGGCTATAAAGAAGCTGATTACATTTCTTATTACAGCTACTTTCATTCCAAAATACTCTTTTTCTATCGGGTAAGTAAGGACTCCTACCATCATTAGAGTAGTTGTAAAAGCAGACAAAACCATATATGGAACTCCCTTTTTCAAGAGAATTCCACACAACGGAAAGGCAATAAAACCGGGCATTAGGGTAATGGAGCCAAAAAAGGAAGCGAAAATCACGCCAACGAATTTATTGTTATTCCCGAGATAATTTGAGATAGCTTTATCTGGAACAAGAAAGAGGACAATGGAAACAAGAATGAGCATAGTCAAAAAAGCGGGTAAAATATTTACAAATTTCTTGACTGCTATCTTAATTGCCATGAGTGTTTTCTTGCGGTTTGCGATAAAAGAAAGCGATATAGCAAATGCTGTTATTATGTATAAGTACATTTTACATCACCTGCCGAGTAATATTGCGTATAACACCTATAGTAAAAAAGGAAAAAGGGAGATCTGAGTCATCCCTTTATTTCTTGGAGTTTTTGTTTTACACCTTGAATCTCTTTTTCTAACTCCTTTTTGTATTTCTCTAGCATCTCTATTTCCTCTTCTTTACTGAGGAAACACCTATGCATAGGCCTATGCGCGCACCAACAACACATATATGATGTGCCAAATCCTCTTCCACTAACAGTTGGCTCACAGCACATACACATTTTTTACCTCCTGATACACTTCACATAGTAGGTGTGTATCTAACAGTAGGTATAGAAAGGAAAGTATTTAAACTATAAAGTTTATACTAGGATAGCAAGTGTCTGTTGGGTGACCTAGTATGTGTAGAGGAAGCGATTGCGAAGAAGAGTTGGAATGTCTCTGTCCAATTCGAGGGATAATAGATGTGGTAAGTAAAAAATGGACAATATGCATAGTCAGTCTTTTGGAAGAAAAGAAGCCGATCCGATATAATGAAATAAAGAATAAACTAAAGGAAATAAGTCCCAAATCACTCTCTGACAACCTTAAGGTCCTAGAAAAAGAAGGTTTAGTCGAAAGAAAAGTTTATCCTGATATACCGCCTCGGGTTGAATATTCACTAACGAAAGATGGAAAAGAATTAAAGATAGCTCTAATGCCGTTAGTTAGATGGGTACAGAAAAAGAAAAATAATAAGGGATAACATTTGATACTTTTGCTCACGACTCTTCGGCACTTCGTGCCTCGCCCCCTTGTACTCTCACTCCGCTAACGCTCTGTTCGGGGCGTATAACAAGCGGGTATCTGGCTCACTTCGTTGCACTCGTTTGACCCAAAATTATTCCGCTTCGCTCCGCAAACTTCAGATGCCCGCCAGCCGTTAAGTGAAATAGGGGGCAAATATGGAACACCGTAAGATAAAGAAGAGAACACCAGAAAAAACGGTTTGCGGGTATGCGAAGTTTGCGATGGCAAATTTGGACGTAGCGTTAGCGAAGTCGGATATGCATCTGTTGTCCCCAGTGCAATAGCACCGAAGCGAGCGTTAGCGAGCAGAGAGTCGCCCTAAGCCCCATTTTAATCTCATTTAAGCCTTTGTATTTCCTTCTTTATTTCGTCAATAACTTCTGGATTATAGATTTCTTTCCTGTTATCCTTCTTAATCGAAAATACAATGAATACCTTCCCTCCATTGTCCTTTTCAAATTTTTTATGAGTTTTGCTAAGCCATTCTTTCCACCTGTAAACTTCAGGTGTTTGTTCATAAGTGATCGGCTTTATTTGTAATCCAATGTAGTTTTCTCCGATTTGAATGTAAAAATCGACATTGTATAATCTATCCCATTCATCAGGTGCTGGTTTTATTTCTACTCCCAAATCCCGCTGCAATTTCCCGTATATTGTTTTGATTTCCGTTAAATAACCATCATAAGTTCTGTTAATAACAAGATTGTAAATATACTGGATACAATCCTCTTCAGTTACTTCTTCTATTTCTGCTTGAATAATCTCTGTGATTTTTACATAGAGTTTTCTTCCTAAATCTTCTATGTATTCTCGTGGCGATAGATGAGTGCCTTTAGAGTTTAGGAACCTGGCAAGTTTGTTATAATAGAATTCCTCCCAATCCTTAACCGTTTTGGGGCTGCACTCCCGAATCCATTGCGAGACAGGACCTACGCTGTTTTTCTTGTTCAACCCCTATCTGTTCGTAGCCATGTTTAGTATCCATTCTTTGGCCATATTTACACCTTCCTTTCTAACTCCATAAATTTGACCTTGTATTTATAATCCTTTGATTTATCTGCTTCAGCCATACCGGACTTGATTAGGTAAGCATTCACAAAGATTTTATTTTTCAAATAAACATATGCTTCAACAGTGTTTTCATCCAAAACAGCACATTTATCAAATTTTAAAAATACCTCTTTTTTCAATATATATTCTCTAAGATATCTCAAAACGTCTTCTTTTTTAGTTACTTTTACACCCAGAAATTTAACAAGCAATCCCGTGTTTAGTTTAATTGTGTGTTCGTCTACAATATCCACAACTCTGTAAAGCCTGTCATTCTTGAAATTAAATTTCTTAGGGTCTATTTTGGGTTTAGCATCTTTAATTCGCGGAATATAATCTACTCCGTCGATATCTACCGCAGTTTGTCGTTTGATTATTTGGATATTTTCACTAAACTGTAATAAACTTTGATTTAAGCCAAGTTTTTCTTTAATTATGTCCAAAAATTCCTTATTTATTTCATAACCAATACCATTCCTGTTAAGCTCTAAAGCTGCCTTTACAGTGGTTCCACTTCCAAGGAAGGGGTCAAGAACTGTATCACCAACAAAGGTAAACATCTTTATCAATCTCTTTGGTAATTCTTCGGGAAACATTGCTTCATGTTCTATCTGTCTTGCTCCACCAAAATACCAGTGCCCATAAAAATATTCCTTCCACTCTTTTTTTGTTAGTTTTGATTTCTCTTTAACATCTTTTGGAACCCCTTTACTTTTTCCCGGTTTTTTGAAAATAAGTATAAATTCGTAATCTATTTCAACCATTCCATTTGGTGGATAAGGGTATGAACCCATTACATTTGCTCCACCTGTG includes:
- a CDS encoding permease; this translates as MKRNDIIKIVGISAYISFILFSFITGFDPGKRVGENFITFSVDMLEILPCAFVLIGLFEVWVKKETVEKHFGEGSGIRGYIWAVLLAGTTVGGLYVAFPVAYSLYRKGAKLSVIFTYMGASAICRIPMTIFEASFMGIKFSAIRLLVSLPLVIISSILLGDYLAKRNYKIMEGK
- a CDS encoding MjaI family restriction endonuclease is translated as MNKKNSVGPVSQWIRECSPKTVKDWEEFYYNKLARFLNSKGTHLSPREYIEDLGRKLYVKITEIIQAEIEEVTEEDCIQYIYNLVINRTYDGYLTEIKTIYGKLQRDLGVEIKPAPDEWDRLYNVDFYIQIGENYIGLQIKPITYEQTPEVYRWKEWLSKTHKKFEKDNGGKVFIVFSIKKDNRKEIYNPEVIDEIKKEIQRLK
- a CDS encoding permease; translation: MYLYIITAFAISLSFIANRKKTLMAIKIAVKKFVNILPAFLTMLILVSIVLFLVPDKAISNYLGNNNKFVGVIFASFFGSITLMPGFIAFPLCGILLKKGVPYMVLSAFTTTLMMVGVLTYPIEKEYFGMKVAVIRNVISFFIAIIVALMTGIFFGEVF
- a CDS encoding winged helix-turn-helix transcriptional regulator — its product is MCRGSDCEEELECLCPIRGIIDVVSKKWTICIVSLLEEKKPIRYNEIKNKLKEISPKSLSDNLKVLEKEGLVERKVYPDIPPRVEYSLTKDGKELKIALMPLVRWVQKKKNNKG
- a CDS encoding DNA methyltransferase, with the protein product MNNWAKIIIGDSRKMIEVKDGSIDLVVTSPPYWHIKDYGVEGQIGYGQSLHEYLKDLYKVWKECYRILKQGRRLCINIGDHFARSIIYGRYKIIPLHAEFIAQCEDIGFDYMGAIIWQKKTTMNTTGGANVMGSYPYPPNGMVEIDYEFILIFKKPGKSKGVPKDVKEKSKLTKKEWKEYFYGHWYFGGARQIEHEAMFPEELPKRLIKMFTFVGDTVLDPFLGSGTTVKAALELNRNGIGYEINKEFLDIIKEKLGLNQSLLQFSENIQIIKRQTAVDIDGVDYIPRIKDAKPKIDPKKFNFKNDRLYRVVDIVDEHTIKLNTGLLVKFLGVKVTKKEDVLRYLREYILKKEVFLKFDKCAVLDENTVEAYVYLKNKIFVNAYLIKSGMAEADKSKDYKYKVKFMELERKV
- a CDS encoding DUF1648 domain-containing protein; the encoded protein is MEQIKPKPLPKRGKLMLWLIMLSLAAIWTLAIHVYLTLPSQVSVHFGFSGEPTRYGEKSAFLIIPITFSIAPIIILLVTKYRFTLINKHPYLMNLPAFFTYITKIPKDRRSLWVNRYFEAVLTLGVFLTFSLLIIEYGIYLGEVSGKLPLWFMPLTLSMPLWLIIPFLIYLRKLSQEIEIEVEN